The following proteins are co-located in the Silene latifolia isolate original U9 population chromosome 1, ASM4854445v1, whole genome shotgun sequence genome:
- the LOC141643553 gene encoding uncharacterized protein LOC141643553, giving the protein MTNFWDAVNDCGLRDLPFEGYEFTYDNGQAGMNNRQSRIDRAMVTESWTDLFPRARLLHLEPGWSDHVPIMVVLDSRYSEGEKGNRPFRFEQMWIGEDGCEDTIRRAWDPGEDMSTNLMKCATNLSAWKGANIGKLVRDIKLHRKKLVKLNSCERTESNVKERREIKTRIAKLIKQEELFWRQRSRVIWLKEGDRNTAYFHRKARQRKQKNHIKFIINDQGRKVETQEGIKKVAVDYFTQLFASSEPVLMEDDFRGVEGRVTGDMNQSLKEPYTGADVLDALNQMHPQKAPGPDGMNALFFQTYWHIVGASVIKGCLAILNGDGISEEINMTHIVLIPKKKEASSMAEFRPISPCNVIYKIVSKVLANRLKRFLGDIVSENQSAFVPGRLITDNILVAFELFHYMKNSRGGGGHMALKLDMAKAYDRIEWSFLEGTLRDMGFDDRWCNRVMLCVRSVTYAVTINGSYTECFKPQRGLRQGDPLSPYLFILCAEVFSSMIRREMEMGNLHGIRIAPVAPMVSHLFFADDSIIFTKANEREARLVKSIINRYEKASGQLVSLDKTTVSFSRGTHNYRKNLVASILGVRAVREQGKYLGLPTVIGNSKRELVQLLKDKLTKRLQGWRSLMLSKAGREVLIKAVAQSIPTYAMSVFKLPGFFCDELKSLVLNFWWGAENGRKKIPWVAWEKLCRSKDKGGLGLRDFRLFNNALLGKQGWRLMMEDTSLMARVIKGKYFADRGFLEAELGSNPSFTWRSIWESKDVILLGARRRIGDGWSTKVWMDPWIPNTQSRRVLSPRNGSDMSLKVAQLMNDDYNGWNEELIGALFLPFEQERIRAIQLSDIKPIDDWCWDHTKDGQYSVRTAYHLLMGRGGEAEQSDYGRSKWLWNVIWKTPVIPRVKIFMWQLCHDALPTRHNIGRRLALRDEDCPFCSCNMETCLHVFWGCGWVSGVWEGVGLEEKVDIRAERVREWVEGVFREGDEKERKVFMLSCWAIWESRNAAIFEGKGRHCELVIRRVQEMLREMDEAEGSRRREEGEGGRRGAGWNRRTWEGVDIGGNGREETVDRGVWRGPVEGVVKINTDAGVAEGMGTGLGVVARNSDGELLWAAVLQNRMVGEAKNAEAEAILFGMKEAWSRGHMRIMMESDCQSVIKELREKKKGRADIFRIYDDIFHLRNSFNSVEFSFVRRESNQVAHLLAHSSPWMEGKRIWSDNAPQNIIDAILHDVNEMT; this is encoded by the coding sequence ATGACAAACTTCTGGGATGCGGTAAATGACTGTGGACTTAGGGACCTGCCTTTTGAGGGGTACGAGTTCACTTATGATAATGGTCAAGCGGGGATGAATAATCGCCAGAGTAGAATTGATAGAGCAATGGTGACGGAATCTTGGACGGATTTGTTCCCAAGGGCAAGATTACTTCATTTGGAACCGGGGTGGTCGGACCATGTTCCCATTATGGTGGTCCTCGATAGCAGATACTCGGAGGGGGAGAAGGGCAACCGGCCCTTTCGATTCGAGCAGATGTGGATTGGTGAAGATGGATGTGAGGATACGATAAGACGAGCTTGGGACCCGGGGGAAGATATGTCGACTAATTTGATGAAATGTGCAACTAATCTATCCGCATGGAAGGGAGCTAATATTGGTAAGCTGGTGAGAGATATTAAGCTTCATCGGAAAAAGCTCGTCAAACTTAATTCTTGTGAGCGGACTGAAAGCAACGTAAAGGAGCGACGGGAGATTAAAACGAGAATAGCCAAGTTGATTAAGCAGGAAGAACTATTTTGGCGTCAAAGATCAAGGGTTATATGGCTCAAGGAAGGGGACAGAAACACGGCTTATTTCCATCGAAAAGCGAGACAGAGGAAGCAAAAGAACCACATTAAATTCATCATAAATGATCAAGGTCGTAAGGTGGAAACGCAGGAGGGAATTAAGAAGGTGGCGGTCGATTACTTTACGCAGCTGTTTGCTTCGTCTGAACCGGTTTTGATGGAGGATGATTTCCGCGGAGTGGAGGGGAGGGTGACGGGGGATATGAACCAGAGCCTAAAGGAGCCATACACTGGGGCGGATGTCCTTGATGCACTGAACCAAATGCACCCCCAAAAGGCCCCCGGGCCTGACGGTATGAATGCCCTCTTCTTTCAAACTTATTGGCACATTGTAGGGGCTTCGGTGATTAAGGGTTGTTTGGCCATTCTCAATGGGGACGGGATATCTGAGGAGATCAACATGACCCATATAGTTCTTATACCCAAGAAGAAGGAGGCAAGTAGTATGGCTGAGTTTAGACCAATTAGTCCCTGTAATGTAATTTATAAAATTGTGTCGAAAGTGCTTGCTAATAGATTGAAGAGGTTCCTTGGGGATATTGTATCTGAAAATCAAAGTGCCTTTGTTCCGGGCCGGCTTATTACTGACAACATCTTGGTGGCTTTCGAACTATTCCATTATATGAAGAATTCCCGGGGTGGCGGAGGACACATGGCCTTAAAACTTGATATGGCAAAGGCTTACGATAGGATTGAATGGAGCTTCCTTGAGGGCACTTTGAGAGATATGGGATTTGATGACAGATGGTGCAATAGGGTGATGCTTTGTGTGCGGTCGGTGACCTACGCGGTGACTATAAACGGGTCCTACACCGAGTGCTTTAAACCCCAGAGGGGCCTTCGCCAGGGAGACCCTCTATCCCCGTACCTATTTATTCTATGCGCGGAGGTTTTCTCGAGTATGATTCGCCGAGAGATGGAGATGGGTAACCTGCATGGCATCCGGATTGCACCAGTGGCACCTATGGTGTCGCATCTCTTTTTCGCTGATGATAGTATCATCTTCACTAAAGCTAATGAAAGGGAGGCTCGCCTGGTGAAATCTATTATAAATAGGTATGAGAAGGCGTCCGGGCAATTGGTTAGTCTTGACAAGACCACGGTCTCCTTTAGTAGAGGGACACACAATTATCGAAAGAATCTTGTGGCTTCGATTTTGGGTGTACGGGCTGTCCGAGAACAAGGGAAATACCTGGGGCTTCCGACGGTGATTGGGAATTCGAAAAGAGAGCTGGTGCAACTCTTGAAGGACAAGCTAACTAAAAGATTGCAAGGGTGGAGGAGTTTGATGCTAAGCAAGGCGGGGAGGGAGGTTTTAATCAAAGCGGTGGCACAATCGATTCCGACATACGCGATGAGTGTTTTTAAGCTTCCGGGTTTCTTTTGCGATGAGCTTAAAAGTCTGGTTCTAAATTTTTGGTGGGGGGCCGAAAATGGAAGGAAGAAAATACCATGGGTTGCTTGGGAGAAATTGTGTAGGTCCAAAGATAAGGGCGGGCTTGGCTTACGTGACTTTAGGTTGTTTAATAATGCGTTACTTGGCAAGCAAGGATGGAGGTTGATGATGGAGGACACGAGCTTGATGGCGAGAGTCATTAAGGGCAAATACTTCGCTGATCGTGGTTTTTTGGAGGCAGAACTTGGGTCGAATCCGAGCTTCACATGGCGTAGTATTTGGGAGTCGAAGGATGTGATATTGTTGGGTGCGAGGAGGCGAATTGGGGATGGATGGAGCACTAAGGTGTGGATGGATCCTTGGATCCCGAATACCCAATCGCGACGAGTTCTTTCTCCTCGGAATGGCAGTGACATGTCCTTGAAAGTGGCGCAGCTTATGAATGACGATTATAACGGTTGGAACGAGGAGCTCATAGGTGCCTTATTCTTACCTTTCGAACAAGAACGCATTAGAGCTATACAGCTAAGCGACATTAAGCCCATTGATGATTGGTGTTGGGACCACACAAAGGACGGACAATACTCGGTGAGGACAGCTTATCACCTTTTAATGGGAAGGGGAGGAGAGGCGGAACAATCGGACTACGGGCGTAGTAAATGGCTCTGGAATGTAATATGGAAAACGCCTGTCATACCCCGGGTCAAAATTTTCATGTGGCAGCTATGCCATGATGCTTTACCTACTAGGCACAACATTGGGCGTAGGTTAGCGTTGAGGGATGAGGACTGTCCGTTCTGCTCTTGCAACATGGAGACTTGTCTTCACGTTTTCTGGGGTTGTGGGTGGGTTTCTGGGGTGTGGGAAGGGGTTGGGTTGGAGGAGAAGGTGGACATACGGGCTGAgagggtgagggagtgggtggaggGTGTCTTTAGGGAGGGAGACGAGAAGGAGAGGAAGGTGTTTATGCTGTCTTGTTGGGCGATTTGGGAGAGCAGGAACGCGGCCATTTTCGAGGGAAAGGGAAGGCACTGTGAGCTGGTTATTCGAAGGGTACAGGAGATGCTAAGGGAGATGGACGAGGCTGAGGGAAGTAGAAGGAGAGAGGAGGGTGAAGGGGGACGTAGAGGAGCTGGGTGGAATAGGAGAACATGGGAGGGGGTCGACATTGGAGGGAATGGCAGGGAGGAGACTGTTGATAGAGGAGTATGGAGAGGGCCTGTTGAGGGAGTGGTCAAGATTAACACTGACGCAGGGGTGGCTGAAGGGATGGGGACGGGGTTGGGAGTGGTGGCTCGAAATTCTGATGGGGAGCTGCTGTGGGCTGCGGTGCTGCAGAACCGTATGGTGGGCGAGGCGAAGAATGCGGAAGCAGAGGCGATCTTGTTTGGCATGAAGGAGGCTTGGAGCAGGGGACACATGCGCATCATGATGGAAAGCGATTGTCAATCTGTGATCAAGGAGCTCCGggagaagaagaaaggaagagcgGATATTTTCCGTATTTATGATGACATTTTTCATTTACGCAATAGTTTTAATTCGGTTGAGTTTTCTTTTGTTAGACGGGAGTCGAATCAGGTGGCACATTTGCTAGCTCATTCGAGTCCGTGGATGGAGGGGAAACGCATTTGGTCTGATAATGCCCCTCAAAACATTATTGATGCTATTTTACACGATGTCAATGAAATGACTTAA